The segment CCGTGCCAGATCGCTCTTGCCTGTGCCATCCAGGCTCAGATCATATTGCGTGTATGCGTACTTGACCTGCGGCTTGAGGAAACCCCACGTCCAGTTCATCGGCAGGCTGACGCTCGGCTCAAGATGGGTCCGATCGCCATTGGCGCGCGCGAGCCCCGTGGTATTTTCGTCGAGCCACGGCGTAGTGTTGCCGTCGATATCAGTGAACAGGCCGTCGCGCAGGTTGCGGTCGAAACGGACGAACTCGGTGTTGTAGGCGAAGTTCAGGCCGCCAGGCTGGAAGGGCAGTGCCCCGTTCAGGGTGATCTGCGGCAGGCGGTCATAGGGCGTGACGTCGGAAATGGTCGCCAGCTCATACGCATGGGCATTCAGCTTCGCGGTGTAGGTATCGCCGCGATAGGTGAGGGTGCCGCGCTGGTTGACGTAGGTGGGGGTGTCCACACCCAGGTCGGTGTCCAGGTCGTCGAAGTAGTACGGGTCGCTGATGTCGGTGTAGTCGACTTCGGCCAGCAGGCGGGAGTCCAGGCCGCCGGTGTGTTTCCAGTTGTACAGCCAGCGCTTCTTCTCGTACTCGGACATGAGCTTGCGCTCGTCTTCCTTGTCGTCGAGGTAGGCGGCGCCAAGCTGGCCTTCGCTGCTGCGGGTCAGGTAGCGGAACTCGCCTTCCATCAGCAGGCCGCGCTTGGCCATGTAGCGCGGGTACAGGGTGGCGTCGTAGTTCGGCGCCAGGTTGAAGTAGTACGGGGTGACCAACAGGAAGCCGGTATCGCTGCTGCTGCCGATGGTCGGCGGCAGGAAGCCGGACTGGCGACGGTCGTCGATCGGGAAATAGATGTACGGGGTATAGAACACCGGAATGTCCTTGACCCGCAGGGTGACGTTGGTCGCGGTGCCGAAACCGGTGGCCGGGTTCAGCTTGATGTTGTTGCCTTTCAGGTGCCAGGCGTTGTCACCCGGTTCACAACGGGTGTAGGTACCGTCTTTCAGACGGATGACTGCATCTTCCTGGCGCTTGGCGTACAGCGCGCTGCCACGGGTATGCGACTGATGCAGGACGTACTCGGCGTTGTCGATCTTGGCTTCGCCGTTGTCCAGTTGCAGGTCGGCGTGATCACCGACCACCAGGGCGCCCTTGTCACGCAGCTTGACGTTGCCGACCAGCTCGCCACGGTTCTCTGCCTGGTGCAGGTTGGCTTCGTCGGCCTCCACCTGCATGCTGCCCTGGCGCAGGACGACGTCACCGGCGAGGGTGGCGATCTGCTTCTCCTGCTCGTAGCGCGAGGCCTTGGCGGAGATGTAGGTCGGCGCATCTTCCGGCGCGGTGTCGTCGTCGATGCCCGGGCGCGGCGGCTCGACATAGGCACCGGCGCAATAGGGGCCAGCTTCGGCCAATTGCGCGGCGGTGAGCTTGTCGCGCGGCACCCAGTCGAGGTGACTGTAGTCGGCACTGCGGGATGCCAGGCCCTTGCCTTCGGCCTCGGTGACCAGGGTCGGCTTGCCGCCCTCGGCCTCACCGCCTTCGGTGGCCTGGGGCGCGACGCCAATGGTCGAGCTCACGGCGCTGTCGCTGTGCACCGGGCGTGGCGGCAGGCTCTCGGCGCTGGCCTTGGGCGAACAAGCCCAGCCGCCAGCAGTGGAAGCCTTGCAATCGAACTGCTCTGCGGCGACGACGAACGAGGTGGCTACTGGCTGGAGGGCCAGCAGGCTACCGGTCACCAGCAGGGGGAACTTTCTACGAAACGCGGGGGATCTTACTGCCATCTTATTAGTCCGGGCTTCCTGCGCGCCATCGGCCCGCTGGGCCGCACGCCTCTCGATGGGCTGAAAAAGATGCTGGATAATAAAGCATGACCCGCACAACGGCTAGCGCCGCCGGAGACCACCCGATGCACCACGAAGACCTGCGCCTTCAGCAGCTGAGCCAATGGCTGGACCAGCAGTTGCCCACCCTGTTCGCTGCCGAAGGCTGGGGCCCCGTGCCCGCCGCCACGCTGGTTCCGGCCAGCAGCGACGCCAGCTTTCGCCGTTACTTCCGCTGGGAGGCCGACGGCCGCACCCTGATCCTGATGGACGCGCCGCCGCCGCGTGAAGACTGCCGCCCCTTCGTCAAGGTGGCCGGCATGCTCGCCGAAGCGGGTGTGCATGTGCCGCGCATCCTGGCTGCCGATGTCGAGCAGGGCTTCCTGATCCTCGATGATCTGGGGCGCCAGACCTACCTTGACGTCATCAATGCCGATAACGCCGACGCTCTGTTCGATGACGCCCTGCAGGCACTGCTGACGTTCCAGAAGAGCAGCCTCGACGTCCCCATGCCCAGCTACGACGATGCCCTGCTGCGTCGAGAACTGCAGCTGTTCCCCGAGTGGTACCTGCAACGTCACCTCGGGGTCGAGCTGGAAGGCGAGCGCCTGGCGGCCTGGCAACGCACTTCCGACCTGCTGATCGACAGCGCCCTGGCTCAGCCGCAGGTGCTGGTGCATCGCGACTACATGCCGCGCAACCTGATGCTGAGCGCCCCGAACCCGGGCGTGCTGGACTTCCAGGATGCCGTCTACGGCCCGGTCACCTACGACGTCACCTGCCTGTTCAAGGATGCCTTCCTCAGCTGGCCCGAGGAGCGCGTCGCCGCTTGGCTGGAACGCTACTGGACCCAGGCCCGCGCGGCGGGGATTCCGGTCCATGCCGACTTCGCCGAGTTCCGCCGTGCCAGCGACCTGATGGGCGTGCAGCGCCACCTCAAGGTCATCGGCATCTTCGCGCGCATCTGCCATCGCGACGGCAAGCCCAAGTACCTGGGCGATGTGCCGCGCTTCTTCACCTATATAAAGGCAGTGATCGAGCGTCGTCCGGAACTGGCCGAACTGGGTGAGCTGCTCGCCAGCCTGCCCCGGGACGAGGCCGTCGCCCAATGAAGGCCATGATCCTTGCCGCGGGCAAGGGCGAGCGCATGCGCCCCCTGACCCTGCATACCCCGAAACCGCTGGTGCGCGTTGCCGACACCCCGCTCATCGAGTTCCATTTGCGGGCGCTGGCGGACGCCGGTTTTCGCGAGCTGGTGATCAACCATGCCTGGCTCGGCCAGCAGATCGAGGATTACCTGGGCGATGGCGCACGCTTTGGCCTGTCCATCCGCTATTCCGCCGAGGGTGAGCCCCTGGAAACCGGCGGCGGCATCTACCGTGCGCTGCCGCTGCTGGGAGATGACCCCTTCCTGGTGGTGAATGGCGATGTCTGGACCGACTTCGACTTCCGCCACCTGCGTCAACCGTTGGACGGCCTGGCCCACCTGGTGCTGGTGGACAACCCTGCTCACCATCCGCATGGCGACTTCCGCCTGGACGGCGACCGGGTGAGCGATGCGGTGCAAGGGGAGCCCAGTCTCACCTACAGCGGCATCGCCGTGCTCCATCCGCGCCTGTTCGCCGACTGCCGACCCGGTGCCTTCAAGCTGGCGCCGCTGCTGCGCCAGGCCATGGCTGCCGGCCAGGTGAGCGGGGAGCGCTTCATGGGGCGCTGGGTGGATGTCGGCACCCACGAGCGCCTGGCGGAAGTCGAACGCCTGCTGACGGCGGAGGCCTGAGTTGGTCTGGCCTGCCACTCTGATAGGCGCCGCGGCCGGTTTCGCCCTGGCGAGCATCCCGGGTGCGATGCTGGGTGCGCTGCTGGGCCAGGTATTCGACCGGCGCCTGAAACTGGAGTCCTGGGGCGACCTGCGTGCGCGCCTGCGGGGCGATCCGGCCATCGAAGAGCAGGATCTGCTGTTCGTCCTGCTCGGCCGTCTGGCCAAGAGCGATGGGCGGGTGCAGGACGCCCACATCCAGCAGGCGCGCTTGGAAATGAAACGGGTCGGCCTGGACGCCGCCGCTACCCGTCGGGCCATTGCGGCTTTCAACCGAGGCAAGGCCGGCAGCGACAATCTGCAGCCCAGCCTGCGCGTGTTGAAGGACGAGCGACTGACTGTGGAACGCCTGCTGCGCAGTTGTTGGCAGATGGCGGCTGCCGATGGCCGGATCGGTCAACACGAGCGCGAGCTCATCCTGCAATGGGGGCATTGGCTCGGCCTTCCGACATCCCGGATCGAGGCGCTGGGGGCGGGTTACGACATCCCCCATGGCCTGCCACCCAAGCCTGGTAACAGCTACAAGGAAGCCCTGATCCTGCTGGGGGTGACCGCCGACTGCGAACCAGCGGTGATCAAGCGTGCCTACCGCCGCCTGCTCAGCCAGAACCACCCGGACAAGCTTGCCGGCTCGGGCGCAAGTCCCGCGCTGGTGCGTGCCGCTACCGACCGCACCCGCGAACTGCACAGCGCCTACAACCTGATCCGCGAGCGTCACGGTTTCCGCTGAAGGGGGCTCCGGGAGGCGCTGCGCCGGTTACCTGCCTAGATCGAGGGGCCTGAAGCGGCCTTTGATGGCGCCTTGCTGGCGTCCGCTTCCAGATGCAGGCTCAGCCAGCCGCGAATGCGCCGGATGAGCTGCTCCTGTTCGGTGCGCCGATCGGCCGGTAGACCTTTCATGGCGATCTGGATATAGGCCGGGTGCTTCTGCCGCTTGCTCGCGTGCAGGCGACGCAGGGCGGCATCGCGGTCGGTGGGCTGGTCTTTGTAATAGAAGTCGCCGGTGGCCAGTTTCAGTGCGGGCAATGAATCTTCCAGCGCGGGCTCGTAGCCAGTGGGCAATTCCGCGGCCACCAGCAGGAGGTTGCGCACATCCTTCGGTTCACTGGCGGTGAGGTACTGCGTTGCCCAGTAGGCGCCGGTGCCATGCCCCAACAGCACGATCGCCCCGGGATTCTGCTGGCGGGCGAAGGCCAGTGCCGCGTCGATACGGGCGAACACGCGCTCGGTCTGGGTCTTCTGGATGGCATCGCGGGACAGCGGCGGAGGTGCCGGATCGGTATCGGGTTCGGCGCTACCGGCCTGCTCGGTATTGGCAGGGCCTTCCTCCTCGGCCTTTTCCGGACTTACCGCCGGCTCCGCCTTGGACGGCTCCCCGGTCTTCAGCGGGCGGGGCGGCGGCGGGTCGCCGCTGGGGTCCGGCAGGGTCACGGAGAGGGTGCTCCAGCCGGAGTCCGGCAGTTTGCGCCGCAGTGGCCCGATGGCCTCGGGCCAGTCGGCGCTCTCGCCTTCGCCGGGGAGGAGAATCACCAGCCCGCTGGGCTCACTGACATTCGCGGGCTGCCAGAGCACGAGGAAACTCTCCTCGCCGGCCTTGAGCTGCTGTTGCTCCCGCGCGGGGAGCTGGCGCGCCAGGTTGCTGGCCTCCTCCTGGCTGCGTTCTTCCAGGGGTGCCCGCTCTACCGCCGGTGCGGTTTCCTTCGGCGCGGCGGCGTCTTCTTCCGCCTGCAGCACGGGGGAGGCGGGCAGCAGGGCGAGGCAAAGGGCCGCGAGGGCAGGGCGAATGGCACGAGGCATCGGGGACTTCCTGGTCAAGCTGGGAAGCAGGAGCCTAATGGCTCGTCTCGCATTTGTCAGGCCGAGCCTTCGCATGGTTCGCCACAGCTGGAGTAAGGTATGTCGGCTGTTTCTCCTGGTTGCGGTTGGCCATTCATGATCCGTGCGCTCCTGTCCCTGTTGTTCGCCTGCTGCCTGGCGATGCCCGCACCGGCCGCGCCAAGCCATCTGCCCCTGGACGAAAGTCAGCGGCAATGGCTCGAGAATCACCCCCAACTGCGTGTCGGCGCCGCGCTCCAGGCGCCCTATGTCCAGCTGGATCGTCGACTGCAGCAACTGTCGGGCGCCAACGTCGAGCTGATGGGCTGGCTGGCCAGGGACTTGGGCGTGGAGCTGGTCTGGCGCACCTACGACAGTCAGGTCGAGCTGGAGCAGGCCATGCGCAGCGGGCAGATCGACCTGGCCCCGGGCCTTGGCCAGACGCCTGCCGGCCTGCGTCTGTGGTTGTTCTCCGATCCCTACCTGCGGGTTTCCCAGTTGCTGGTGGGCGAGCGGGAGGGCAGTGCGGCGGTGGACCTGGAGCAGCTCGATGCCACCTCGCCCGTGGCCCTGCGCCAGCCGAGCGCCGTAGCCGATTACCTGCGCGCCACCTATTCCAACCTCGATCTCAAGCCGATGGCCAGCGAGCGGCAGGCGCTGCAGGCATTGCTCGCCGAGCAGGTGCGCTATGCCGTGCTGGATGAGGCCCAACTCAGTCGCCTGTCCCGCGAGCAGGAGTTCGCCGGGCTGGCGGTGGTGGGGGATATCGGTTTTCCGCAGCTGCTGCGGGTCGCCTCGCGCAGGGACTGGCCGGAGCTGGCGGCGATCATCGACATTGCCCTGCGCAGCCTGCCGGCCAAGGATCTCGATCAGCTCCACGAGCGCTGGCTGCAGCCCAAGTATCCGCGCCTGGGCGAGTCCGCGGGCTTCTGGCAGAACCTCAGCCTGCTGCTGGGTGTATTGCTGCTGACCGCTGCGGCCATCATCGCCTGGCTGCGTCGGCAGCGGCGTCGGCTGGAGCGGCAATTGCTGGATGCCCGCCATGCCCTGCAATTGCGCGAAGCGGCCGAAGAAGCCTTGCGCCTCACCCAGTTCTCCATCGATCACAGCACCCTGGGCATCCTCTGGGTGAATTGGGACAGCCATGTGCGCTACGCCAACCGTGCCGCCGAACAGATGCTCGGCTATGCGCCGGGTAGCCTGGCGGATCGCCCACTGGCCGACTTCCAGCCCGAACTGAACATGGATCGCTGGCTCGATCTCTGGCGCCGTGCGCGCAACAGCGACGAGGGGCCGCTGAGCTCCGAGACACGCTGCCTGCGCCCCGATGGAAGCTGGCTGCCGGCGGATGTGTCGCTGAGCTTCCTGCGCTTCGGCTCCTCGGAATACCTGGTGGTGTTCCTTTCCGACGCCACCGAGCGCCGCCGCGCCCGCGAGGCCCTCGAAGAGAGCGAGGCGCGCCTGAAGGGCATCGCGTCCAACGTGCCCGGCCTGGTGTTCCGCCTGGAGCGGCCGAAGGCCGGCGCGCCCTCCGATTTCGCCTTCATCGGTGAAGGCAGCGAGGGGCTGGTGGGCTACAGCGCCAGCGAGTTGCTGGACACCGGGCGTGGCATTCGCGGCCTGGTCCATCCCGACGACCGAGATGGCTATTGGGAGAGCCAGATGCGGGCGCTGGACGCCGATCGCGACTGGCACTGGCAGGGGCGCATCCTCACCCGCGACGGTGCGCTGCGCTGGGCCGATATCAAGGCCAGTGCACGGGTGTTCGATGATGGCCGCGCGGTCTGGGACGGCGTGGTCTGGGACATCACCAGCAACAAGCAGATCGAACTGGAACTGGGGGCTTCCCGTGCCCAGTTGCGCGAGCTGTCGGCGCACCTGGAAAGCGTGCGCGAGGAAGAGAAGGCGCGTATCGCCCGGGAGGTCCATGACGAACTGGGCCAGGTGCTCACGGTGCTCAAGCTGGAGACCTCCATGTGCGAACTGGCCTACGCCGGACTTGACGCCGGGCTCAAGGAGCGACTGGACAGCATGAAGCGGCTGATCGCCCAGCTGTTCCAGCTGGTGCGCGATGTGGCGACGGCATTGCGGCCGCCGATCCTCGACGCCGGTATCGCCTCGGCCATCGAATGGCAGGCACGGCGCTTCGAGGCCCGCACACAGATTCCCTGCCTGGTGGAAGTGCCCGAACAGCTGCCGCAGTTGTCCGATGCCAAGGCGGTGGGCCTGTTCCGCGTGCTGCAGGAAGCGCTGACCAACGTCATGCGCCATGCCGAGGCGCATACTGTCGCGGTTCGCCTCAGCGAGGAGGACGACATGATCTGCCTGCGCATCAGCGACGATGGCCGTGGTTTCGATACCGGCGCCAAGGGCGGCGGATCATTCGGCCTGGTGGGCATGCGCGAGCGCGTGCTGATGCTGGGCGGCAGTCTGCAGATCGAGAGCCAGCCGGGCGAGGGCACCACCCTCTGCGTGCGCGTGGCGTTGGATAAGGAGAAAGTGGCGTGATCCGAGTACTGGTGGCCGAAGACCACACCATCGTCCGCGAGGGCATCAAGCAGCTCATCGGGCTGGCCAAGGACCTATGCGTGGCGGGGGAGGCCGGCAACGGCGAGCAGCTGATGGATGCGCTGCGCCAGACACCCTGCGAAGTGGTCCTGCTGGACATCTCCATGCCCGGGGTGAA is part of the Pseudomonas lalkuanensis genome and harbors:
- a CDS encoding LPS-assembly protein LptD, producing the protein MAVRSPAFRRKFPLLVTGSLLALQPVATSFVVAAEQFDCKASTAGGWACSPKASAESLPPRPVHSDSAVSSTIGVAPQATEGGEAEGGKPTLVTEAEGKGLASRSADYSHLDWVPRDKLTAAQLAEAGPYCAGAYVEPPRPGIDDDTAPEDAPTYISAKASRYEQEKQIATLAGDVVLRQGSMQVEADEANLHQAENRGELVGNVKLRDKGALVVGDHADLQLDNGEAKIDNAEYVLHQSHTRGSALYAKRQEDAVIRLKDGTYTRCEPGDNAWHLKGNNIKLNPATGFGTATNVTLRVKDIPVFYTPYIYFPIDDRRQSGFLPPTIGSSSDTGFLLVTPYYFNLAPNYDATLYPRYMAKRGLLMEGEFRYLTRSSEGQLGAAYLDDKEDERKLMSEYEKKRWLYNWKHTGGLDSRLLAEVDYTDISDPYYFDDLDTDLGVDTPTYVNQRGTLTYRGDTYTAKLNAHAYELATISDVTPYDRLPQITLNGALPFQPGGLNFAYNTEFVRFDRNLRDGLFTDIDGNTTPWLDENTTGLARANGDRTHLEPSVSLPMNWTWGFLKPQVKYAYTQYDLSLDGTGKSDLARANQSFDGNPDRQLPIYSVDSGLYFDRKTQFFGKNYTQTLEPRLFYLYVPEEDQTDIPVFDTSEPSFNYASLWRDNRFSGRDRIGDANQVSLGVTNRWIESNGFERQRFSIGQAFYFQDRKVQLPGIDADTRADAQASVSPYALEYLYRFNRDWRVTSDFNWDPDSHRTRSGSAMFHYQPEDNPNKVINAGYRYRNDTIRYDQTTGQWTFSPDYGTPTLANGQPNPNFIKDYYKISQHDFSVIWPIVPQWSALARWQYDYSQNRTLEAFGGFEYDSCCWKLRLINRYWVDYDEFDQTPDSTNESGDRGIFLQIVLKGLGGIVGNKAEGFLEKGIQGYREREDQAL
- a CDS encoding aminoglycoside phosphotransferase family protein → MHHEDLRLQQLSQWLDQQLPTLFAAEGWGPVPAATLVPASSDASFRRYFRWEADGRTLILMDAPPPREDCRPFVKVAGMLAEAGVHVPRILAADVEQGFLILDDLGRQTYLDVINADNADALFDDALQALLTFQKSSLDVPMPSYDDALLRRELQLFPEWYLQRHLGVELEGERLAAWQRTSDLLIDSALAQPQVLVHRDYMPRNLMLSAPNPGVLDFQDAVYGPVTYDVTCLFKDAFLSWPEERVAAWLERYWTQARAAGIPVHADFAEFRRASDLMGVQRHLKVIGIFARICHRDGKPKYLGDVPRFFTYIKAVIERRPELAELGELLASLPRDEAVAQ
- the murU gene encoding N-acetylmuramate alpha-1-phosphate uridylyltransferase MurU: MKAMILAAGKGERMRPLTLHTPKPLVRVADTPLIEFHLRALADAGFRELVINHAWLGQQIEDYLGDGARFGLSIRYSAEGEPLETGGGIYRALPLLGDDPFLVVNGDVWTDFDFRHLRQPLDGLAHLVLVDNPAHHPHGDFRLDGDRVSDAVQGEPSLTYSGIAVLHPRLFADCRPGAFKLAPLLRQAMAAGQVSGERFMGRWVDVGTHERLAEVERLLTAEA
- a CDS encoding TerB family tellurite resistance protein; translation: MVWPATLIGAAAGFALASIPGAMLGALLGQVFDRRLKLESWGDLRARLRGDPAIEEQDLLFVLLGRLAKSDGRVQDAHIQQARLEMKRVGLDAAATRRAIAAFNRGKAGSDNLQPSLRVLKDERLTVERLLRSCWQMAAADGRIGQHERELILQWGHWLGLPTSRIEALGAGYDIPHGLPPKPGNSYKEALILLGVTADCEPAVIKRAYRRLLSQNHPDKLAGSGASPALVRAATDRTRELHSAYNLIRERHGFR
- a CDS encoding alpha/beta hydrolase family protein, whose amino-acid sequence is MPRAIRPALAALCLALLPASPVLQAEEDAAAPKETAPAVERAPLEERSQEEASNLARQLPAREQQQLKAGEESFLVLWQPANVSEPSGLVILLPGEGESADWPEAIGPLRRKLPDSGWSTLSVTLPDPSGDPPPPRPLKTGEPSKAEPAVSPEKAEEEGPANTEQAGSAEPDTDPAPPPLSRDAIQKTQTERVFARIDAALAFARQQNPGAIVLLGHGTGAYWATQYLTASEPKDVRNLLLVAAELPTGYEPALEDSLPALKLATGDFYYKDQPTDRDAALRRLHASKRQKHPAYIQIAMKGLPADRRTEQEQLIRRIRGWLSLHLEADASKAPSKAASGPSI
- a CDS encoding PAS domain-containing sensor histidine kinase, with the protein product MIRALLSLLFACCLAMPAPAAPSHLPLDESQRQWLENHPQLRVGAALQAPYVQLDRRLQQLSGANVELMGWLARDLGVELVWRTYDSQVELEQAMRSGQIDLAPGLGQTPAGLRLWLFSDPYLRVSQLLVGEREGSAAVDLEQLDATSPVALRQPSAVADYLRATYSNLDLKPMASERQALQALLAEQVRYAVLDEAQLSRLSREQEFAGLAVVGDIGFPQLLRVASRRDWPELAAIIDIALRSLPAKDLDQLHERWLQPKYPRLGESAGFWQNLSLLLGVLLLTAAAIIAWLRRQRRRLERQLLDARHALQLREAAEEALRLTQFSIDHSTLGILWVNWDSHVRYANRAAEQMLGYAPGSLADRPLADFQPELNMDRWLDLWRRARNSDEGPLSSETRCLRPDGSWLPADVSLSFLRFGSSEYLVVFLSDATERRRAREALEESEARLKGIASNVPGLVFRLERPKAGAPSDFAFIGEGSEGLVGYSASELLDTGRGIRGLVHPDDRDGYWESQMRALDADRDWHWQGRILTRDGALRWADIKASARVFDDGRAVWDGVVWDITSNKQIELELGASRAQLRELSAHLESVREEEKARIAREVHDELGQVLTVLKLETSMCELAYAGLDAGLKERLDSMKRLIAQLFQLVRDVATALRPPILDAGIASAIEWQARRFEARTQIPCLVEVPEQLPQLSDAKAVGLFRVLQEALTNVMRHAEAHTVAVRLSEEDDMICLRISDDGRGFDTGAKGGGSFGLVGMRERVLMLGGSLQIESQPGEGTTLCVRVALDKEKVA